One region of Triticum aestivum cultivar Chinese Spring chromosome 6B, IWGSC CS RefSeq v2.1, whole genome shotgun sequence genomic DNA includes:
- the LOC123135052 gene encoding uncharacterized protein, producing the protein MALRNLAAKLRIPTSAAARLPSPPTPAAFRLPSDPSVPPPSVSRLESARDWYQFQRARYDDVTREFRNFRLEVVWSERVANLLDLAYKVGCPIVVGGVVMKGIAYRVLAYQKM; encoded by the exons ATGGCGCTGCGCAACCTGGCCGCGAAGTTGCGGATCCCCACCTCTGCTGCTgcccggctcccgtcgccccccacccctgCTGCTTTCCGGCTCCCATCGGACCCTAGCGTTCCGCCGCCGTCCGTTTCTCGGCTCGAG AGCGCCAGAGACTGGTACCAGTTCCAGCGGGCACGTTATGATGATGTGACAAGAGAGTTTAGAAACTTCAG gCTTGAGGTTGTGTGGTCTGAAAGGGTGGCTAACCTGCTTGATTTGGCTTACAAGGTGGGTTGTCCTATTGTCGTTGGTGGTGTGGTCATGAAAGGGATTGCCTATCGGGTGCTTGCCTATCAGAAGATGTGA